From Acidobacteriaceae bacterium, the proteins below share one genomic window:
- the rpsU gene encoding 30S ribosomal protein S21, which produces MAEVRVQEGEPLENALRRFKRKVQTEDIIKEVKRHSFYLKPGEKKRVKEALARKRNRKKVRKEQD; this is translated from the coding sequence CTGGCAGAAGTACGAGTTCAGGAAGGCGAGCCCCTTGAGAATGCACTGCGTCGTTTCAAGCGCAAAGTGCAGACGGAAGACATTATCAAGGAAGTGAAGCGTCATTCCTTTTATCTGAAGCCGGGCGAAAAGAAGCGTGTAAAAGAAGCGCTCGCCCGTAAGCGGAACCGTAAGAAGGTTCGCAAAGAGCAGGACTAA
- a CDS encoding zinc-ribbon domain containing protein, which yields MEFVDRILKCSDCGNDFVFTAGEQIFFYDKQFKNDPKRCKLCKAKRAGMGRSNSSGVAALPLSRTETRTECSACGLETTVPFKPTQGRPVLCRSCFQLKRVPSAVASVIAMDSAEAQIEAQTEALVQEFAAQVASSNDPVTGLPLTLSSEQDSAPLELVAAELPQA from the coding sequence ATGGAATTCGTCGACAGAATCCTGAAATGTTCAGATTGCGGCAACGACTTCGTCTTTACAGCAGGCGAACAGATTTTTTTCTACGATAAGCAGTTCAAGAACGACCCCAAACGTTGCAAGCTCTGCAAGGCGAAACGTGCCGGCATGGGCCGCAGCAACTCGAGTGGTGTCGCTGCACTGCCGCTTTCGCGCACGGAAACCCGCACAGAATGCTCTGCCTGCGGCCTCGAAACCACCGTGCCCTTCAAGCCCACGCAGGGTCGCCCTGTCCTTTGTCGATCCTGTTTCCAGTTAAAGCGTGTCCCCTCTGCGGTAGCGTCTGTGATCGCGATGGACTCTGCCGAAGCGCAGATTGAAGCCCAGACCGAGGCTCTTGTGCAGGAGTTTGCCGCGCAGGTCGCATCTTCGAATGACCCTGTCACCGGCCTTCCGCTGACACTCTCTTCGGAGCAGGACTCCGCTCCGCTCGAACTGGTCGCCGCCGAACTCCCCCAGGCCTAG
- a CDS encoding MFS transporter — protein MTANAETPATEAIPIPSPVPEPMSMGEVLRIPVMRRLWYAQIVSTFGDFLALFAVITVMTFNLHATAQQVTGIQIAYLGPIAVLGILSGVFVDRWPVKPTLVASDFLRAGLVLCLLLVHSAWGFYIVLAAISVVSSFFSPAQGVAIRTAVPRHGMPSAQALLQQVMFIMRIIGGPIAASLVAWAGAKCCYWVDSASFLASGCLIATLALSVPAKSAVVAEESKADGSAVVVNGPTGVRKIVLDMKEGAGFIVHHAGISFVIMALAAAMFVLGCFGPLIAIYVRDTLHASRLIFGLTSAMIGLGMLLGVNVLNSKAKNARKTTMVYCGLAGIALGTLLLAAIPMLPVALLALVIIGIAAAAVIVPSQTLIAQETPHEMMGRVGSTMMSAIFSAQIAGLILSGILTVHISIRGVFGLCTGLMVVLLIAGRWMQKKRAVSM, from the coding sequence ATGACCGCAAACGCAGAGACTCCGGCGACCGAAGCTATTCCGATTCCCTCCCCTGTCCCCGAGCCGATGAGCATGGGCGAGGTGCTGCGCATTCCGGTGATGCGGCGGCTTTGGTATGCGCAGATTGTGTCGACGTTTGGAGACTTTCTCGCGCTCTTTGCCGTGATTACGGTGATGACCTTCAACCTGCACGCCACCGCGCAGCAGGTGACCGGCATCCAGATCGCGTACCTCGGCCCGATTGCGGTGCTGGGCATTTTGAGCGGCGTGTTTGTGGACCGCTGGCCGGTGAAGCCGACGCTGGTGGCGAGCGACTTTCTGCGTGCGGGACTCGTGCTCTGCCTGCTGCTCGTCCATAGCGCATGGGGCTTCTATATTGTGCTGGCCGCGATCAGCGTGGTGTCGAGCTTCTTCTCGCCCGCACAAGGTGTGGCGATTCGCACGGCTGTGCCGCGGCATGGAATGCCCTCGGCCCAGGCGCTGCTGCAGCAGGTGATGTTCATCATGCGCATCATCGGCGGACCGATTGCGGCGTCGCTGGTGGCGTGGGCCGGGGCGAAGTGCTGCTACTGGGTGGATTCGGCGAGCTTTCTGGCTTCGGGCTGCCTGATCGCGACGCTCGCGTTGTCCGTTCCGGCAAAGTCTGCCGTGGTGGCAGAGGAGAGCAAGGCGGACGGCTCGGCTGTCGTGGTGAACGGGCCGACGGGCGTACGGAAGATCGTGCTCGACATGAAAGAGGGTGCGGGCTTCATCGTGCACCATGCGGGCATTTCGTTCGTCATCATGGCGCTGGCGGCGGCGATGTTTGTGCTGGGATGCTTTGGCCCGCTGATCGCGATCTATGTGCGCGATACGCTGCATGCGTCGCGCCTGATCTTCGGCCTGACGAGCGCGATGATCGGGCTGGGAATGTTGCTCGGCGTGAACGTGCTGAACAGCAAGGCCAAGAACGCACGCAAGACGACGATGGTCTACTGCGGATTGGCGGGCATTGCCCTGGGAACGTTGCTGCTGGCAGCGATTCCGATGCTACCGGTGGCGCTGCTGGCGCTGGTGATTATCGGCATTGCAGCGGCAGCGGTCATTGTGCCGTCGCAGACGCTGATTGCGCAGGAAACTCCGCACGAGATGATGGGGCGCGTGGGCTCTACGATGATGTCGGCAATCTTCTCGGCGCAGATTGCGGGGCTGATTCTGAGCGGAATTCTGACCGTCCACATCAGCATTCGCGGTGTGTTTGGGCTGTGCACCGGGTTGATGGTGGTGCTGCTGATCGCCGGGCGGTGGATGCAGAAGAAGCGCGCCGTGAGTATGTAG
- a CDS encoding type II toxin-antitoxin system VapB family antitoxin produces MRTNIDIDDKLMQKAMKASKLEVKTKKAVVEEALELYVQINAQATIRGLRGKVEFDPTYDHKALRGGESKTQPRSRARAA; encoded by the coding sequence ATGCGAACAAACATCGACATTGACGACAAGCTCATGCAGAAGGCCATGAAGGCCAGCAAGCTCGAAGTAAAGACCAAAAAGGCTGTCGTGGAAGAAGCCTTGGAGCTCTATGTGCAGATCAATGCACAAGCGACCATCCGTGGTCTGCGTGGCAAGGTCGAGTTCGACCCCACCTATGACCACAAAGCCCTTCGAGGAGGAGAGTCAAAAACTCAGCCTCGCTCTCGGGCTCGCGCTGCATGA
- a CDS encoding PIN domain nuclease: MTLVDTSVWIDYLRNRSTPATQWLDSNLERQRIGLTDLVFREVLQGERTLDGMSTLAEAFNGFEVLTTGGRELSLASAKNYITLRNRGITVRSTIDCLLATHCIREGHRLLHNDRDFDAFEKHLGLAVVRP, translated from the coding sequence ATGACCCTCGTCGATACCAGCGTGTGGATCGATTATCTTCGCAACCGTTCGACGCCTGCAACGCAGTGGTTGGACTCGAACCTTGAGCGGCAGCGCATCGGCCTCACAGACCTAGTATTTCGCGAGGTTCTTCAGGGGGAGCGTACCCTCGACGGCATGAGCACGCTGGCAGAAGCTTTCAACGGTTTTGAGGTGCTCACGACCGGGGGGCGAGAGCTCTCGCTCGCCTCTGCAAAGAACTACATCACACTGCGCAACCGGGGTATTACGGTCCGCAGTACTATCGACTGCCTGCTGGCAACGCACTGCATCCGCGAAGGCCATCGCCTTCTGCACAACGACCGCGACTTCGACGCTTTTGAAAAGCACCTCGGCCTTGCGGTGGTTCGCCCCTAG
- the pyrR gene encoding bifunctional pyr operon transcriptional regulator/uracil phosphoribosyltransferase PyrR, with the protein MSEANTPQTSETAVKPKNPKLREKSRLMSASEIERTLVRLAHEIVERNNGSANVGLVGIKRRGVPLAERLGKLITNIEKQPVDVGTLDISFYRDDLSTRDVRPVVEQAEIGFDVTGRDIILMDDVLYTGRTIRAALDALFDHGRPKSVQLLVLIDRGHRELPIEAKFIGRIIPTSRREIIEVKLREIDGDEQVLLVELVD; encoded by the coding sequence ATGAGCGAAGCGAACACTCCGCAGACGTCTGAAACCGCAGTCAAGCCGAAGAACCCGAAGCTGCGCGAAAAAAGCCGGCTGATGTCGGCCTCCGAGATTGAGCGCACGCTGGTGCGCCTGGCCCACGAGATTGTGGAGCGCAACAATGGCTCCGCGAACGTTGGCCTGGTGGGCATCAAGCGCCGCGGCGTGCCGCTGGCAGAGCGCCTGGGCAAGCTGATCACGAACATCGAAAAGCAGCCGGTGGATGTAGGCACGCTGGACATCAGCTTCTATCGCGACGATCTTTCGACGCGCGATGTGCGTCCGGTGGTCGAGCAGGCCGAGATTGGCTTTGATGTGACGGGCCGAGACATCATCCTGATGGATGATGTGCTGTACACGGGTCGCACGATTCGCGCGGCGCTGGACGCGCTGTTTGATCACGGCCGACCGAAGAGCGTGCAGTTGCTGGTGCTGATCGACCGCGGACATCGCGAGCTGCCGATCGAAGCGAAGTTCATCGGACGCATTATCCCCACGAGCCGCCGCGAGATTATCGAAGTGAAGCTGCGCGAGATTGATGGCGACGAGCAGGTCTTGCTGGTTGAGTTGGTCGACTGA
- the tkt gene encoding transketolase codes for MSELSQQELDQLSINTLRLLAVDQVQKANSGHPGAPLGCAPIAYLLFHKFMKYNPKESLWSDRDRFVLSNGHASALLYGTLHLAGFKVSMDDLKQFRQWGSITPGHPESHETDGVEVTTGPLGQGFAEAVGLAIAEKHQGAVYNNDKYKIVDHYTYVLCGDGCLMEGISHEASSLAGTLKLNKLIVLYDDNLISLDGPTDLSYTEDVTKRFEAYGWHVEFVADGNDLDAISKAIEAGKSQKEKPTLIRVRTVIGYGAPKAGTKSVHGEPLGVEGTKAAKTFFGFDPEQSFVVPDAALTNWRKAEEKGAKAVAEWHERFDAYKKDFPELAAQYSRTSEEKLPEGWEKALPVFPTDKGVATRNAGQVVLNKLGAVLPELFGGAADLTSSTKTIFKDSENFHDDPKGRNVFFGVREFGMMAAVNGISAHGGLFPFGSTFFTFSDYCRSALRMGALQHSRSLYIFTHDSVGLGEDGPTHQPVEHLSALRVIPELTDFRPADANETSAAWGLAMERGGPAWMALSRQDLPVLDESKYKVFAGVRKGAYILENYGTDLVLVATGSEVEVILKAATELKAAGIGVTVVSMPSFKIFEEQTAEYKDSIFPKTTKVISVEAAATQSWYKYVGRDGYAIGIDRFGASAPGPLVLEKLGISVAHVVEVAKKLTGK; via the coding sequence ATGAGCGAACTTTCGCAACAGGAACTTGATCAGCTTTCCATCAACACCCTCCGGCTTCTCGCCGTCGACCAGGTACAGAAGGCCAACAGCGGCCATCCCGGCGCGCCCCTCGGCTGCGCCCCCATTGCCTACCTCCTCTTTCATAAGTTCATGAAGTACAACCCGAAGGAGTCGCTCTGGAGCGACCGTGACCGCTTCGTTCTCTCGAACGGCCATGCTTCGGCGCTGCTCTACGGCACGCTCCACCTCGCGGGTTTCAAGGTCTCCATGGACGACCTTAAGCAGTTCCGCCAGTGGGGTTCCATCACCCCCGGCCATCCCGAGTCTCACGAGACCGACGGCGTCGAAGTCACCACTGGCCCCCTCGGCCAGGGCTTCGCTGAAGCCGTTGGCCTCGCCATCGCCGAAAAGCACCAGGGCGCTGTCTACAACAACGACAAGTACAAGATCGTCGACCACTACACCTACGTCCTCTGCGGCGACGGCTGCCTGATGGAAGGCATCTCGCACGAAGCGTCCTCGCTCGCTGGCACCCTCAAGCTCAACAAGCTGATCGTGCTCTACGACGACAACCTCATCTCGCTCGACGGCCCCACCGACCTCTCCTACACCGAAGACGTCACCAAGCGCTTCGAAGCCTACGGCTGGCACGTTGAGTTTGTCGCCGACGGCAACGACCTCGATGCCATCTCCAAGGCCATCGAAGCCGGTAAGTCGCAGAAGGAAAAGCCCACCCTCATTCGCGTCCGCACCGTCATCGGTTACGGCGCACCCAAGGCAGGCACCAAGTCCGTCCACGGTGAGCCCCTCGGTGTCGAAGGCACCAAGGCGGCCAAGACCTTCTTCGGCTTCGACCCCGAACAGAGCTTCGTCGTTCCCGATGCTGCCCTCACCAACTGGCGCAAGGCGGAAGAGAAGGGCGCAAAGGCTGTTGCCGAATGGCACGAGCGTTTTGACGCTTACAAGAAGGACTTCCCCGAACTCGCCGCCCAGTACTCGCGCACCTCGGAAGAGAAGCTTCCCGAAGGCTGGGAAAAGGCTCTGCCGGTCTTCCCGACCGACAAGGGCGTTGCCACCCGTAACGCCGGCCAGGTCGTGCTGAACAAGCTCGGCGCGGTTCTGCCGGAGCTCTTCGGCGGCGCGGCGGATCTCACCTCGTCCACGAAGACCATCTTCAAGGACTCCGAGAACTTCCACGACGACCCCAAGGGCCGCAACGTCTTCTTCGGCGTCCGCGAGTTCGGCATGATGGCTGCGGTCAACGGAATCTCCGCCCACGGCGGTCTCTTCCCCTTCGGCTCCACCTTCTTCACCTTCTCGGACTACTGCCGTTCGGCGCTCCGCATGGGTGCGCTGCAGCACTCGCGTTCGCTCTACATCTTCACTCATGACTCCGTCGGCCTGGGCGAAGACGGCCCCACCCACCAGCCCGTCGAGCACCTCTCCGCTCTCCGTGTCATCCCCGAACTCACCGACTTCCGCCCCGCGGACGCCAACGAGACTTCGGCCGCATGGGGCCTCGCGATGGAGCGTGGCGGACCGGCCTGGATGGCTCTCTCCCGTCAGGACCTCCCGGTCCTCGATGAGAGCAAGTACAAGGTCTTCGCAGGCGTTCGCAAGGGTGCGTACATCCTCGAGAACTACGGCACGGATCTCGTCCTCGTTGCCACCGGTTCGGAAGTTGAAGTCATCCTGAAGGCTGCAACGGAGCTGAAGGCCGCCGGTATCGGCGTCACCGTCGTCTCCATGCCCAGCTTCAAGATCTTCGAAGAGCAGACCGCAGAGTACAAGGACTCGATCTTCCCCAAGACCACGAAGGTGATCTCGGTGGAAGCGGCAGCCACACAGTCCTGGTACAAGTACGTCGGCCGCGACGGCTACGCGATCGGCATCGACCGCTTCGGTGCTTCGGCTCCCGGTCCGCTGGTTCTCGAAAAGCTCGGCATCTCCGTCGCCCACGTTGTGGAAGTGGCGAAGAAGCTCACCGGCAAGTAA
- the rpiA gene encoding ribose-5-phosphate isomerase RpiA encodes MTQDEAKTLVGKRAAAMVEDGMAVGLGTGTTSVQFIKALGERVQQGLKIRCVASSESSADLGRSLGMDVTTLEDLPQLDLYIDGADEIAPGLALIKGGGAALLREKIVASAAKRFIVVVDESKIVSQLGKFPLPIEVVKMARSLVELKLQAIGLKPTLRMKKDGSGPLLTDEQNYILDCHDVMITDPEKLAAEIRSIVGVVEHGIFLGMAEYALVAGEDGVQEYHG; translated from the coding sequence ATGACGCAGGACGAAGCAAAGACACTCGTAGGCAAACGCGCAGCGGCGATGGTCGAAGACGGCATGGCCGTCGGTCTCGGCACCGGAACAACCTCCGTGCAGTTCATCAAGGCTCTCGGCGAACGCGTGCAGCAAGGCCTCAAGATCCGCTGCGTCGCCTCCAGTGAATCCAGCGCCGACCTCGGTCGCTCCCTCGGCATGGACGTCACCACGCTCGAAGATCTCCCCCAGCTCGACCTCTACATCGACGGCGCCGACGAAATCGCCCCCGGCCTCGCGCTCATCAAGGGCGGCGGCGCCGCGCTGCTCCGCGAAAAGATCGTCGCCAGCGCGGCCAAACGCTTCATCGTCGTCGTGGACGAGTCCAAGATCGTCTCCCAGCTCGGGAAATTCCCGCTCCCCATTGAAGTCGTCAAGATGGCCCGCTCGCTCGTCGAACTCAAGCTCCAGGCCATCGGACTCAAGCCCACGCTGCGCATGAAGAAGGACGGCTCCGGCCCTCTCCTCACCGACGAGCAGAACTACATCCTCGACTGCCACGACGTCATGATCACCGACCCCGAAAAGCTCGCCGCCGAGATTCGTTCCATCGTCGGCGTCGTCGAGCACGGCATCTTCCTCGGCATGGCCGAGTACGCCCTCGTTGCAGGCGAAGACGGCGTCCAGGAGTACCACGGCTAA
- the htpG gene encoding molecular chaperone HtpG translates to MSKQEFQTEVSQLLQLIVHSLYSHPEIFLRELVSNSSDALDKLRHLSLTDETYKAMVGRGIAAPRIDLELDEAAKTLKLSDTGVGMNEEDLVAHLGTIARSGTKNFLSQLSGDAKKDSNLIGQFGVGFYSVFMVADQVEVFSRKAGEETTWKWTSDGKTGFEIEEVSGAEARENAGTTVLIHFNDEGAQYANGWRLQEIVKKYSNHIAFPIFLTYDKSDWDEEKKESVKTRTTEQVNAASAMWRRSKSELKDEDYKELYKSLTGDWEDPLFWFHTHAEGTLEYTTLFYVPAKAPLDLYQADYKGGVKLYVKRVFILDDAKDLLPQYLRFVRGIIDSEDLPLNVSREILQQNKVLTSIKTASVKKILSELKTIATNDKEKYAQFITQYNRPLKEGLYGDYANREALLDLVRFKSTKVDGLTSLAEAKERMQAEQKALYYISGGSEAMLRKSPLLEIYKKKDIEVLILDDDIDEIVFSTVEKYGEIDFKAVNKSATSEDLKDESAPEKAEELKPLLEKIKAALGESVKDVRASSRLADSPSVIVSDEDEPSARMRQMMQAMGQTGMPEMQPTLEVNPDHEIIRKLMADDSKVEDAAWLLFDQALLLEGVALKDPAAFVQRLNRVLNESI, encoded by the coding sequence ATGTCGAAACAGGAATTTCAAACCGAAGTCTCGCAGCTGCTTCAGCTGATCGTTCATTCGCTGTACTCTCACCCGGAGATTTTTCTTCGCGAACTGGTGTCCAACTCGTCGGATGCGCTGGATAAGCTGCGGCATCTGAGCTTGACCGATGAGACGTACAAGGCGATGGTGGGGCGTGGCATTGCCGCGCCGCGTATTGATCTGGAGCTGGATGAAGCCGCCAAGACGCTCAAGCTTTCCGATACGGGCGTGGGCATGAACGAGGAAGATCTCGTCGCGCACCTGGGTACGATTGCGCGGTCGGGAACGAAGAACTTTCTGTCGCAGCTTTCGGGCGATGCGAAGAAGGACTCGAACCTGATTGGGCAGTTTGGCGTCGGGTTCTACTCGGTGTTCATGGTCGCCGATCAGGTCGAGGTGTTCTCGCGCAAGGCTGGCGAGGAGACGACCTGGAAGTGGACGAGCGATGGCAAGACGGGCTTCGAGATTGAAGAGGTAAGCGGAGCGGAGGCTCGCGAGAACGCGGGCACGACGGTGCTGATCCACTTCAACGACGAGGGCGCGCAGTATGCCAACGGATGGCGGCTGCAGGAGATCGTGAAGAAGTACTCCAACCACATCGCGTTCCCGATCTTTCTGACGTACGACAAGAGCGATTGGGACGAAGAGAAGAAAGAGTCCGTGAAGACGCGCACGACCGAGCAGGTGAACGCGGCGAGCGCGATGTGGCGGCGGTCGAAGTCAGAGCTGAAGGACGAGGATTACAAGGAGCTGTACAAGTCGCTGACCGGTGACTGGGAAGACCCGCTGTTCTGGTTCCACACCCATGCGGAAGGCACGCTGGAGTACACGACGCTGTTCTACGTTCCGGCGAAGGCACCGCTGGACCTTTACCAGGCGGATTACAAGGGCGGCGTGAAGCTGTATGTGAAGCGCGTCTTCATCCTGGATGATGCGAAGGACCTGCTGCCGCAGTACCTGCGCTTTGTGCGCGGCATCATCGATTCGGAAGACCTGCCGCTGAATGTGTCGCGCGAGATTCTGCAGCAGAACAAGGTGCTGACGAGCATCAAGACGGCGAGCGTGAAGAAGATTCTCTCCGAGCTGAAGACGATTGCGACGAACGACAAAGAGAAGTACGCGCAGTTCATTACGCAGTACAACCGTCCGCTGAAGGAAGGTCTGTATGGCGATTATGCGAACCGCGAAGCGTTGCTGGACCTGGTGCGATTCAAGTCGACGAAGGTGGACGGATTGACGTCGCTGGCTGAGGCGAAGGAGCGGATGCAGGCGGAGCAGAAGGCGCTCTATTACATCTCCGGCGGGTCGGAGGCGATGCTGCGGAAGTCGCCGCTGCTGGAGATCTACAAAAAGAAGGACATCGAGGTGCTGATACTCGATGACGACATCGACGAGATTGTGTTCTCGACGGTGGAGAAGTATGGCGAGATCGACTTCAAGGCGGTGAACAAGTCGGCAACTTCGGAGGACTTGAAGGATGAGTCCGCGCCGGAGAAGGCGGAGGAGTTGAAGCCGCTGCTGGAGAAGATCAAGGCGGCGCTGGGCGAGTCGGTGAAGGACGTTCGCGCGTCGTCGCGACTGGCGGACAGCCCTTCGGTGATTGTGTCCGATGAGGACGAGCCGAGCGCACGGATGCGGCAGATGATGCAGGCGATGGGACAGACCGGCATGCCGGAGATGCAACCCACGCTGGAGGTGAACCCTGACCACGAGATCATCCGTAAGCTGATGGCGGATGACAGCAAGGTGGAGGATGCCGCGTGGCTGTTGTTTGACCAGGCGCTGTTGCTGGAAGGCGTCGCGTTGAAGGACCCTGCGGCGTTTGTGCAACGGTTGAACCGGGTGCTGAACGAGTCGATTTAG
- a CDS encoding TonB-dependent receptor — protein MFAPAVPLLFLLLGGSPLAASAVPAPGTPRAHLSGFVSDASGAGVPNAAITLETQDGQNVAATVSDATGHYRLEFTVRAGVHYSERVIAKGFHTSVQQDVPLLEGVDRVNDIHLSIGSASETVTVTPTESKGNGELGTVAQAGILGTLSLDEMPYSATSYTSQIVLDQQAQTVSDVLRNEVGIQEGNGRYSENQYLTLRGFTLEVGQALYNGIPGLVDARSPSIENIDRFEIFKGPSSFLNGASPYGAPGGTVNMVTKRAGEQPYYRFDGGYSSNSEKEGHIDLGRRFFANNALGVRVTLGGRAGNTPIDNQAENVADGAIGLDYRGKKWHGSFDLSDEARSMLGSRDAIYFDYVTGNVPQAPKLT, from the coding sequence ATGTTTGCCCCTGCTGTTCCGCTTCTCTTTCTCCTTCTCGGAGGCTCCCCTCTTGCTGCTTCTGCTGTTCCCGCTCCTGGCACGCCCCGCGCTCACTTGAGCGGCTTTGTCAGTGATGCCTCTGGTGCTGGCGTTCCCAACGCCGCCATCACCCTTGAAACCCAGGACGGCCAAAACGTCGCCGCCACCGTCTCCGACGCAACCGGCCACTATCGGCTTGAGTTCACCGTCCGCGCCGGAGTTCACTACAGCGAGCGCGTCATCGCAAAGGGCTTCCACACCTCCGTGCAGCAGGACGTTCCGCTTCTCGAAGGCGTAGATCGTGTCAACGACATTCATCTCAGCATCGGCTCCGCCTCGGAGACCGTCACCGTAACCCCTACGGAGTCCAAGGGCAACGGCGAGCTCGGCACCGTCGCGCAGGCAGGCATCCTCGGCACCCTCAGCCTCGACGAGATGCCGTACTCTGCCACCAGCTATACCTCGCAGATCGTCCTCGACCAGCAGGCCCAGACCGTCTCCGACGTCCTCCGCAACGAGGTCGGCATTCAGGAAGGCAACGGCCGCTACTCTGAGAACCAGTACCTCACCCTCCGCGGCTTCACCCTCGAAGTTGGCCAGGCGCTGTACAACGGCATCCCCGGCCTCGTCGACGCGCGCAGCCCGTCGATTGAAAACATCGACCGCTTCGAAATCTTCAAGGGCCCCAGCTCCTTCCTCAACGGGGCCAGTCCCTACGGCGCTCCCGGCGGCACCGTCAACATGGTCACCAAGCGTGCCGGCGAGCAGCCGTACTACCGCTTCGACGGCGGCTACTCCTCAAACAGCGAGAAGGAAGGTCACATCGACCTCGGCCGCCGCTTCTTCGCCAACAACGCTCTCGGCGTCCGCGTCACTCTCGGCGGCCGCGCAGGCAACACGCCCATCGACAACCAGGCAGAGAACGTCGCCGACGGCGCCATCGGCCTCGACTACCGTGGTAAGAAGTGGCACGGCAGCTTCGACCTCAGTGATGAAGCCCGCAGCATGTTGGGCTCGCGCGACGCCATCTACTTTGACTACGTCACAGGCAACGTCCCCCAGGCTCCCAAGCTGACGTAA
- a CDS encoding TonB-dependent receptor produces the protein MFDHSSTYTHHQLSLLAKGDYSLTDNVQIFGAYGYAHGIESYTGPGLSYLENEQGDATVYNLPDTSDMHTSVGRVGAHITAKTGPVRNEITVNGDYLQILAGYFYEYGDSYSTNIYHPIALTPLVPKVAGLKNIPNTNLNRLSSVAIADVATAFNGKLIVIGGVRGQWVGEKEYFSEIDRGSNNTPVGVACTENCSYNKGVASPSIAAMYHLPKGFSVYGNFMQDLQQGPTAPDGSANQSQVFAPYVAKQEEVGAKYEHGSLLATAALFQITEPNGVLNPTTNLYAVNGDQRNRGLELEVSGNIVPSIRVNGGISFIDARQRNTGVTFENDSNDTGGTDGKRAQGIPGTQSNLNVEWTVPKLRSLNLDARVVASNGQWGDTAEQLRIPAWARLDIGGRYQIKTKYPIDLRVNIDNVTGNNYYESGLLGLSLGAPRALRISSGIHF, from the coding sequence ATCTTCGACCACTCTTCGACCTACACGCACCACCAGCTTTCTCTGCTGGCCAAGGGCGACTACAGCCTCACCGACAACGTGCAGATCTTCGGCGCCTATGGCTATGCGCACGGCATCGAGTCCTACACCGGTCCCGGCCTCAGCTACCTCGAAAACGAGCAGGGCGACGCCACCGTCTACAACCTGCCCGACACCTCAGACATGCACACCAGCGTCGGTCGCGTCGGCGCCCACATCACTGCAAAGACCGGCCCCGTCCGCAACGAGATCACCGTCAACGGCGATTATCTGCAGATCCTCGCTGGCTACTTTTACGAGTACGGCGACTCGTACAGCACGAACATCTACCACCCCATCGCGCTCACGCCGCTTGTTCCCAAGGTCGCTGGCCTCAAGAACATCCCCAACACCAACCTCAACCGTCTTTCGAGCGTCGCGATCGCAGACGTTGCCACCGCCTTCAACGGCAAGCTCATCGTCATCGGCGGCGTGCGTGGGCAGTGGGTCGGGGAGAAGGAGTACTTCTCCGAGATCGATCGCGGATCCAACAACACTCCCGTCGGCGTAGCCTGCACGGAAAACTGCAGCTACAACAAGGGCGTCGCCAGCCCGTCCATCGCAGCCATGTACCACCTGCCCAAGGGCTTCTCGGTCTACGGCAACTTCATGCAGGACCTCCAGCAAGGGCCCACCGCTCCCGATGGATCGGCCAACCAGAGCCAGGTCTTCGCTCCCTACGTCGCTAAGCAGGAGGAGGTCGGAGCCAAGTACGAGCACGGCTCGCTGCTCGCCACCGCCGCCCTCTTCCAGATCACCGAACCCAACGGCGTCCTCAACCCCACGACGAACCTCTACGCCGTAAACGGTGACCAGCGCAATCGTGGCCTCGAGCTCGAAGTCTCCGGCAACATCGTGCCCAGCATCCGTGTGAACGGCGGCATCAGCTTCATCGACGCCCGCCAGAGGAACACCGGCGTCACCTTCGAGAACGACTCCAACGACACCGGCGGTACCGACGGCAAGCGCGCCCAGGGCATCCCCGGAACGCAGAGCAACCTCAACGTCGAGTGGACCGTCCCGAAGCTCCGTTCGCTCAACCTCGACGCTCGCGTCGTGGCCTCCAACGGCCAGTGGGGCGATACCGCCGAGCAGCTCCGCATCCCCGCCTGGGCACGCCTCGACATTGGCGGACGCTATCAGATCAAGACGAAGTATCCTATCGATCTTCGTGTGAACATCGACAACGTCACCGGCAACAACTACTACGAGTCCGGCCTGCTCGGTCTTAGCCTCGGCGCTCCTCGCGCCCTGCGCATCTCCTCCGGCATCCACTTCTAA